A part of Agrobacterium vitis genomic DNA contains:
- a CDS encoding gamma-glutamylcyclotransferase has protein sequence MQLTPELVALTIRGVRDDGPEPGWTPLSETELDELVDRIETEAGGDPLLVFAYGSLIWNPEFEPATRQRATAYGWHRSFSLKIERWRATSTQPGLMLALERGGQCDGIVFELSAERCRRDLRALIAREIKYREVRSMVRWVYVKTANGVHRALTFWASTSRLGLTKPLPDEQSASLIASACGQGGSCAEYLHKTIVDLQAEGIRDRNLWRLQALVAAEITARHRAMAQ, from the coding sequence ATGCAGTTAACACCCGAGCTTGTTGCCCTGACCATCAGAGGCGTCCGCGACGACGGCCCGGAGCCCGGCTGGACACCGCTTTCGGAAACTGAACTTGATGAACTCGTCGACAGGATTGAAACCGAGGCAGGCGGTGATCCTCTGCTGGTTTTTGCTTATGGCTCGCTGATCTGGAATCCCGAATTCGAACCAGCCACTCGCCAGCGCGCCACCGCTTACGGATGGCACAGGTCGTTTTCCCTCAAAATCGAGCGCTGGCGCGCCACCAGCACACAGCCCGGATTGATGCTGGCCCTGGAGCGCGGTGGACAGTGCGATGGCATTGTCTTCGAGCTTTCGGCTGAACGATGCCGCCGGGATCTGCGCGCCCTCATCGCTCGGGAGATCAAGTATCGGGAGGTGAGGAGCATGGTCCGTTGGGTCTATGTGAAGACGGCAAACGGAGTTCACCGCGCCCTGACATTTTGGGCAAGCACCAGCCGACTTGGACTAACCAAACCCTTGCCGGACGAGCAGTCAGCATCCTTGATAGCCAGCGCCTGCGGCCAGGGCGGATCATGCGCCGAGTATCTCCACAAGACCATTGTCGACCTTCAGGCCGAAGGAATCCGTGACCGCAATCTCTGGCGCTTGCAGGCGCTTGTCGCTGCGGAAATAACCGCGCGTCACAGGGCCATGGCACAGTAG
- a CDS encoding alpha/beta fold hydrolase, which yields MGTITTKDGVEIFYKDWGSKDAQPIVFHHGWPLSSDDWDAQMLFFLANGYRVVAHDRRGHGRSAQVSDGHDMDHYAADAFAVVEALDLKNAVHIGHSTGGGEVARYVAKHGQPAGRVAKAVLVSAVPPLMLKTDANPEGLPMEVFDGFRSALAANRAQFFRDVPAGPFYGFNRDGAKVQEGVIQNWWRQGMMGSAKAHYDGIKAFSETDQTEDLKTITVPTLVLHGEDDQIVPIADAALKAIKLLKNGTLKTYPGFSHGMLTVNADVLNADLLAFVKS from the coding sequence ATGGGTACCATCACCACCAAGGACGGCGTTGAAATTTTCTACAAGGATTGGGGCTCGAAGGATGCCCAGCCGATTGTATTTCATCATGGCTGGCCGCTGTCATCCGATGACTGGGACGCACAGATGCTGTTCTTCCTCGCCAACGGTTACCGCGTGGTTGCCCATGACCGGCGCGGCCACGGTCGCTCGGCGCAGGTTTCCGATGGCCATGACATGGACCATTATGCAGCAGATGCCTTTGCGGTCGTTGAAGCCCTCGACCTCAAGAACGCCGTCCATATCGGTCACTCCACCGGCGGAGGAGAAGTCGCCCGGTATGTGGCCAAGCATGGCCAGCCAGCCGGTCGCGTCGCCAAGGCGGTTCTCGTGTCTGCCGTCCCTCCGCTGATGCTGAAGACTGACGCCAATCCCGAAGGCCTGCCGATGGAGGTCTTCGACGGTTTCCGTTCAGCACTGGCTGCCAACCGCGCGCAGTTCTTCCGCGACGTTCCCGCCGGTCCGTTCTATGGCTTCAACCGCGACGGCGCCAAAGTCCAGGAGGGCGTGATCCAGAATTGGTGGCGTCAGGGTATGATGGGCAGCGCCAAGGCGCATTACGACGGCATCAAAGCGTTCTCTGAAACCGACCAGACCGAGGATCTGAAGACGATAACCGTCCCAACTCTCGTCCTGCATGGCGAAGACGACCAGATCGTCCCCATTGCCGATGCAGCACTGAAAGCGATTAAGCTGCTGAAGAATGGTACGCTCAAGACCTATCCCGGCTTCTCGCACGGTATGCTGACCGTCAATGCCGACGTGCTCAACGCCGACCTGCTGGCTTTCGTGAAGTCCTGA
- a CDS encoding SDR family NAD(P)-dependent oxidoreductase, producing the protein MDLQIEGKTALVTGATAGIGLAIARRLATEGASVIICGRTQASLDAAMRDIGGSVRSVLADPATEAGAKVLTAAIPKIDILINNLGIYESKDFSDITDDDWRRFFEINVLSGVRLARHYLPDMLARNWGRIIFISSESGVLVPPNMIHYGMTKTAQLAISRGLAATTKGTRVTVNTVMPGTTRSAGIEDFMRSVASDPNLSADAMEREYFAKERPTSLIQRMIEPEEIASLVAYVASPLSAATNGAALRVDGGITPTIV; encoded by the coding sequence ATGGATTTGCAAATCGAAGGCAAGACAGCGCTGGTCACGGGCGCAACTGCCGGCATCGGCCTCGCTATTGCTCGCAGACTGGCCACCGAAGGCGCCAGTGTCATTATCTGCGGACGCACCCAGGCGTCACTCGACGCCGCAATGCGCGACATTGGCGGCAGTGTCCGCAGTGTTCTCGCCGATCCCGCGACCGAAGCGGGGGCAAAAGTACTGACTGCGGCAATCCCGAAGATCGACATTCTCATCAACAATCTCGGCATCTACGAATCCAAGGATTTCAGCGATATCACCGATGACGATTGGCGCCGGTTTTTCGAGATCAACGTGCTGAGCGGTGTCAGGCTTGCACGGCATTACCTGCCGGACATGCTGGCGCGAAATTGGGGAAGAATAATCTTCATCTCCAGCGAAAGCGGCGTACTGGTTCCGCCCAACATGATCCATTACGGGATGACAAAGACGGCACAGCTCGCCATCTCGCGCGGCCTTGCTGCAACCACCAAAGGCACGCGCGTGACCGTCAATACCGTCATGCCGGGGACCACGCGCTCTGCCGGGATTGAGGATTTCATGCGCAGCGTGGCAAGCGATCCGAACCTGTCAGCCGACGCGATGGAACGCGAGTATTTCGCCAAGGAGCGTCCGACATCGCTGATCCAGCGAATGATCGAGCCAGAGGAAATTGCCAGTCTCGTTGCCTATGTGGCAAGCCCATTGTCCGCTGCAACGAATGGCGCGGCCCTGCGTGTCGATGGCGGTATCACGCCGACGATCGTGTAA
- a CDS encoding IS110 family transposase yields the protein MSRLTIGIDLAKNVFQVHGIDDSSRVVIAQKLRRTHLLAFFAKLEPSLIGMEACGSAHHWARELTGMGHEVKLMAPAYVKPYVKRGKNDMVDAEAICEAVTRPTMRFVPIKTASQQSILMVHKSRALLIRQRTMLVNALRGHLTEIGIVAPVGIERTAELVERVLAHEPTELDVPPLVTDIVVSLARQIDSLTAEVRTLEAKIREWQRTSEAGRRLATIPGVGVITATALAATVPDASVFRSGREFAAWLGLTPRSNSSGGKERLGRITKAGNRYLRTLLIVGATAVLRHVRHKMHGPLIEWVRKLLLTKPPRLTTVALANKMARIAWAVMTRQTVYTNAIA from the coding sequence ATGTCCAGGCTGACAATCGGAATCGACCTTGCAAAGAATGTCTTCCAGGTTCACGGCATTGATGACAGCAGTCGTGTCGTGATCGCTCAGAAACTCCGGCGCACACACCTTCTTGCATTCTTTGCCAAGCTGGAGCCGAGTCTGATCGGCATGGAGGCGTGCGGCTCCGCGCATCACTGGGCTCGCGAACTGACAGGCATGGGCCATGAGGTCAAGCTGATGGCGCCGGCTTATGTGAAGCCGTACGTGAAGCGGGGGAAGAACGACATGGTGGATGCCGAGGCGATCTGCGAGGCTGTGACCCGGCCGACCATGCGGTTCGTTCCAATCAAAACCGCGTCGCAGCAGTCGATCCTGATGGTGCACAAGTCGCGTGCTCTCCTCATCCGGCAGAGGACCATGCTGGTGAACGCCTTACGAGGCCATCTCACCGAGATCGGCATCGTGGCGCCGGTCGGGATCGAAAGAACGGCAGAGCTCGTCGAGCGGGTGCTCGCACACGAGCCGACAGAGCTGGACGTTCCGCCGCTCGTGACTGACATTGTCGTATCCTTGGCCAGGCAAATCGACTCCCTGACCGCCGAGGTCAGGACACTTGAAGCCAAGATACGCGAATGGCAACGAACGAGCGAAGCAGGCCGCAGGCTTGCGACGATCCCGGGCGTCGGCGTCATCACTGCCACAGCACTGGCGGCGACGGTGCCTGATGCGTCAGTCTTCAGGTCGGGGCGAGAATTTGCCGCATGGCTCGGGCTGACGCCACGATCGAATTCGTCTGGAGGAAAAGAGCGCCTCGGCAGGATCACGAAGGCCGGGAACCGATATCTGCGAACGCTGCTGATCGTCGGCGCGACAGCCGTCCTCAGGCATGTCAGGCATAAGATGCACGGGCCGCTCATCGAGTGGGTCAGGAAATTGTTGTTAACGAAGCCCCCGCGCCTGACGACCGTGGCGCTGGCGAACAAGATGGCGCGGATCGCATGGGCCGTGATGACTCGGCAGACGGTATACACAAACGCCATCGCATAG
- a CDS encoding aldo/keto reductase, with amino-acid sequence MQTITAHGAHIPALGLGVFRMSDEEVEKVVPAALEAGFRHFDTAQIYQNEAALGRALQAAGARRDDLFLTTKVWVDNYDTAKFGASVEESLDKLKVDRVDLLLLHWPADKIAIGDQIDMLNAVQAAGKTRFIGVSNQNITQLKESLARSKAPIVTNQIELHPYLDQRVMAEAAKAAGVAITTYFGMADGKVPDDPLLQEIGRKHGKSAAQVGLRWSIQQGFVVLSKTAKPERVVENFAVFDFQLSADEMASISKLARPDGRLVSPPGLAPDWNA; translated from the coding sequence ATGCAGACAATCACGGCGCATGGCGCCCACATTCCGGCGCTCGGCCTTGGAGTGTTCAGGATGTCCGACGAAGAGGTGGAGAAGGTCGTACCAGCGGCGCTTGAGGCTGGCTTCAGGCATTTCGATACCGCCCAGATCTACCAGAACGAGGCAGCTCTTGGCCGCGCACTTCAGGCGGCAGGTGCCCGTCGCGACGACCTGTTCCTGACCACCAAGGTATGGGTAGACAATTATGACACGGCGAAGTTTGGAGCTTCGGTCGAGGAAAGCCTCGACAAATTGAAAGTCGACCGGGTCGATCTGCTGCTTCTGCACTGGCCAGCCGACAAGATAGCGATTGGAGACCAGATCGACATGCTGAACGCGGTGCAGGCCGCAGGCAAAACGCGGTTCATTGGCGTCAGCAATCAAAATATCACCCAGTTGAAGGAGTCGCTCGCGCGCAGCAAGGCACCGATCGTCACCAACCAGATCGAATTGCATCCTTATCTTGATCAGCGCGTTATGGCTGAAGCGGCTAAGGCGGCGGGTGTTGCGATCACCACCTATTTCGGCATGGCTGACGGCAAGGTGCCAGACGATCCGCTGCTTCAGGAGATCGGCAGAAAGCACGGCAAGAGCGCCGCGCAGGTCGGTTTGCGCTGGTCGATCCAACAGGGTTTTGTCGTGCTTTCCAAAACCGCCAAGCCTGAGCGGGTCGTGGAAAATTTTGCCGTATTCGATTTCCAGCTGAGCGCGGACGAGATGGCCTCGATCAGCAAATTGGCACGCCCCGACGGCCGTCTCGTCAGTCCTCCGGGTCTGGCTCCAGACTGGAACGCCTGA